The following proteins are encoded in a genomic region of Bacillus sp. FJAT-22090:
- a CDS encoding CheR family methyltransferase — protein MSDYVKFVDSIKRKTGIDLAAYKEAQMKRRLTSLYEKKGYKNFVDFFNALDKDRDLMNEFLDRMTINVSEFYRNGKRWEVLQNKIFPKLLAVNKRLKVWSAACSTGEEPYTTAMVLSNYLPLSQISIQATDLDENAIQRAKVGIYPERSLAEVPSDMIMKYFEKQGQFYKVEDAIKRTVTFKKHNLLKDTYEKNYDLIICRNVMIYFTEEAKDQIYQNFSNSLRSGGILFVGSTEQIFNPGKYGFETEDTFFYRKK, from the coding sequence TTGTCAGACTACGTTAAATTTGTGGATTCTATCAAACGAAAAACAGGAATCGATCTTGCAGCCTATAAAGAAGCGCAGATGAAACGACGACTTACTTCGTTATATGAAAAAAAAGGATATAAAAATTTTGTCGATTTTTTTAATGCTCTAGATAAAGACAGGGATTTAATGAATGAGTTTTTAGATAGAATGACAATTAATGTATCCGAGTTTTACCGTAATGGGAAGCGTTGGGAAGTTTTGCAAAATAAAATATTTCCAAAATTATTAGCAGTTAATAAGCGCTTGAAGGTTTGGAGTGCTGCATGCTCTACCGGAGAAGAACCTTATACAACTGCAATGGTTTTATCAAATTATCTACCTTTATCACAGATTTCAATTCAGGCGACTGATTTAGATGAAAATGCAATACAACGTGCAAAAGTCGGTATATATCCTGAACGATCACTTGCAGAAGTTCCAAGCGATATGATAATGAAATATTTTGAAAAGCAAGGGCAGTTTTATAAAGTTGAAGATGCGATAAAAAGAACAGTTACCTTTAAAAAACATAATTTATTAAAAGATACATACGAAAAAAATTATGACTTAATTATTTGCCGAAATGTCATGATTTATTTTACGGAAGAAGCTAAAGACCAAATCTATCAAAACTTTAGTAATTCTCTTCGATCAGGGGGTATACTCTTTGTTGGTAGTACAGAACAAATTTTCAATCCAGGTAAATACGGGTTTGAAACAGAAGACACATTTTTTTATCGGAAAAAATAA
- the aroA gene encoding 3-phosphoshikimate 1-carboxyvinyltransferase has translation MILSKVLNYGQPSLKGTLRIPGDKSVSHRSIMFGAIAKGTTTVEGFLQSDDCLATIDCFSKLGVDISIEGENVKILSEGINAWKEPKEILYTGNSGTTTRLMLGILAGSNVSSVLIGDDSIQKRPMKRVTEPLKQMGAKFIGRENAQYTPIAVEGTKLHSFQYKMPVASAQVKSAILLAALQAEGETVVTEIETSRDHTEKMLQHFGADITVEDKTIRLTGGQNLTGTHVVVPGDISSAAFFLVAGAIVPNSELTLLNVGLNPTRIGITEVLEKMGANIKTEMDSFKSHEEMGTLVVESSTLKCTEIGGDIIPKLIDEIPIIALLATQAHGKTIIKDAEELKVKETNRIDAVVDELKKLGANISATDDGMIIEGPTPLHGANLRTYGDHRIGMMAAIASLITSGPVTIDNADCISVSYPNFFEQLNSVIR, from the coding sequence ATGATTTTGAGTAAAGTTTTAAATTATGGACAGCCTTCCTTGAAAGGCACTCTACGGATACCCGGTGACAAATCTGTTTCCCATCGTTCTATTATGTTTGGAGCAATAGCGAAAGGAACAACAACTGTTGAAGGTTTCTTACAAAGTGATGATTGTTTAGCAACGATTGATTGTTTTTCTAAACTAGGCGTAGATATATCAATCGAAGGTGAAAACGTCAAGATATTAAGTGAAGGCATTAACGCTTGGAAAGAGCCAAAGGAAATTTTATATACAGGAAACTCTGGTACAACGACACGACTAATGCTAGGTATTTTAGCTGGTTCCAATGTCTCTTCTGTACTAATTGGTGATGATTCAATTCAAAAGCGCCCAATGAAGCGGGTAACAGAGCCTTTAAAACAAATGGGTGCTAAATTTATTGGACGAGAAAATGCTCAGTATACACCTATTGCCGTTGAAGGAACAAAACTTCACTCATTTCAATACAAAATGCCAGTAGCTAGCGCACAAGTAAAGTCTGCTATCTTATTGGCAGCACTTCAAGCAGAAGGAGAAACCGTAGTAACAGAAATAGAAACCTCACGCGATCATACAGAAAAAATGCTTCAGCATTTTGGCGCGGACATAACAGTAGAAGATAAAACAATTCGTCTAACTGGTGGACAAAATCTTACTGGCACACACGTTGTTGTGCCAGGGGACATCTCCTCTGCTGCATTTTTCTTAGTTGCTGGAGCTATTGTGCCAAATAGTGAGTTAACTCTACTTAACGTTGGATTAAACCCTACTCGAATTGGGATTACTGAAGTACTTGAAAAAATGGGTGCCAATATTAAGACGGAAATGGACTCTTTTAAAAGTCATGAAGAGATGGGAACATTGGTAGTAGAGTCATCTACTCTAAAATGTACGGAAATCGGTGGAGATATTATTCCTAAACTAATTGATGAAATCCCAATTATTGCTCTTCTCGCAACCCAAGCACATGGAAAGACAATTATTAAGGATGCAGAAGAGTTAAAAGTGAAGGAAACGAATCGAATTGATGCTGTCGTCGATGAACTAAAAAAATTGGGAGCCAATATTTCTGCTACAGATGATGGAATGATAATTGAAGGACCAACCCCTCTTCATGGGGCAAATTTAAGAACTTATGGAGATCATCGTATCGGAATGATGGCTGCTATTGCTTCTCTCATTACTTCTGGCCCAGTGACAATTGATAATGCTGACTGTATCTCTGTAAGCTATCCTAACTTTTTTGAGCAATTGAATAGTGTAATTAGATAA
- the mtrB gene encoding trp RNA-binding attenuation protein MtrB, with amino-acid sequence MSSSDFIVIKAEEDGVHVIGLTRGTDTKFHHSEKLDDGEVMIAQFTEHTSAMKIRGKASIHTANGIVQSDTKKM; translated from the coding sequence ATGTCTAGTTCAGATTTTATTGTTATAAAAGCAGAAGAAGATGGCGTGCATGTTATTGGATTGACAAGAGGTACTGATACAAAATTCCACCATTCGGAGAAACTGGATGATGGGGAAGTAATGATTGCTCAATTTACTGAACACACATCTGCTATGAAAATCCGTGGTAAAGCATCTATTCACACTGCGAATGGTATTGTTCAAAGTGATACGAAAAAAATGTAA
- the hepT gene encoding heptaprenyl diphosphate synthase component II translates to MDKMKLKLLYSDLKSDLDVIEKELATAVNSSSHLLNEASLHLLLAGGKRIRPVFALLSAKFGNYSIDTIKNVAVSIELIHMASLVHDDVIDDAETRRGRETVKAQWNNRVAMYTGDFLFARAIEYITVLENTYAHEVLSHTMVELCIGEIIQIEDKHFLDQTVRDYLRRIKRKTAILISASCELGAIASGADSKTTRNLKQFGYYVGMSFQIIDDILDITSTDEQLGKPAGSDLLQGNITLPILYAKNDPVIAPLLKELLDGNISEENKQRLLTEVRNSDAINKAKQISNMYLQKALNEVKQLPPIQAKKSLQNIALFMSKRKF, encoded by the coding sequence GTGGATAAGATGAAGTTGAAATTACTTTATTCCGATTTAAAATCGGATTTAGATGTCATCGAAAAAGAACTAGCAACAGCGGTGAATTCTTCATCTCACTTATTGAATGAAGCTTCTCTTCATTTACTACTTGCTGGAGGCAAAAGAATACGACCAGTTTTTGCCTTACTGTCAGCTAAGTTTGGCAATTATTCAATTGACACTATAAAAAACGTAGCAGTTTCAATTGAGTTAATCCATATGGCTTCACTTGTTCATGATGACGTAATAGACGATGCTGAAACACGTAGAGGAAGAGAAACGGTAAAGGCTCAGTGGAATAACAGAGTTGCCATGTATACAGGTGATTTTCTCTTTGCAAGGGCAATTGAATACATAACAGTACTAGAAAATACATATGCACATGAAGTGTTATCTCATACAATGGTAGAACTTTGTATTGGGGAGATTATTCAAATAGAGGATAAACATTTTTTAGATCAAACAGTTCGAGACTATCTAAGAAGAATAAAGCGGAAAACGGCAATCTTAATCTCTGCGAGTTGTGAATTAGGGGCAATTGCTTCTGGTGCAGATAGTAAGACGACAAGAAATCTTAAACAATTTGGTTATTATGTCGGAATGTCGTTTCAGATTATAGATGATATTTTAGACATTACCTCAACAGATGAACAACTCGGAAAACCCGCTGGAAGTGATCTGTTGCAGGGGAATATTACTTTGCCTATACTTTATGCTAAAAATGATCCTGTAATCGCTCCATTATTAAAAGAATTATTAGATGGAAATATTTCAGAAGAAAATAAACAAAGACTATTAACTGAAGTAAGAAACTCAGATGCTATTAATAAAGCGAAGCAAATAAGTAATATGTACTTGCAAAAAGCTTTGAACGAAGTAAAACAGTTACCTCCCATCCAGGCAAAAAAATCCTTACAAAACATTGCATTGTTTATGAGTAAACGAAAGTTTTGA
- the aroC gene encoding chorismate synthase: MRYLTAGESHGPQLTAIIEGLPAQLEITSEHINKELKRRQGGHGRGRRMQIEKDTVAITSGVRHGKSLGSPVCLVVNNDDWKHWTNIMGIEPLGEEIDPEDIKRQITRPRPGHADLVGGMKYGHRDLRNVLERSSARETTVRVAVGAVAKQLLKQLGISIVAHVTKIGGIEADLTLATGKTIEEIREVVESDPVYCLDPVASAKMVEAIDQAKKAGDTIGGVVEVIVDGMPAGVGSYVHYDRKLDGKLAMAMMSINAFKGVEVGLGFEMANLFGSQVHDQISWSEEVGYTRDTNRLGGLEGGMSTGMPIVVRGVMKPIPTLYKPLQSVDIDTKEPFKASIERSDSCAVPAASVVAEAVIAWEIATAVLDTFNSDQIDILKADIERHRAYTKGF; the protein is encoded by the coding sequence GTGCGTTATTTAACAGCAGGTGAGTCACATGGACCACAACTAACAGCAATCATTGAAGGGTTACCAGCACAATTAGAAATTACGAGTGAACATATTAATAAGGAACTCAAGCGACGTCAAGGTGGTCATGGTCGTGGAAGAAGAATGCAAATTGAAAAAGATACAGTAGCTATTACTTCTGGTGTACGCCATGGAAAGTCATTAGGTTCTCCTGTTTGTCTAGTTGTAAATAATGATGACTGGAAGCATTGGACGAATATAATGGGAATTGAACCACTTGGTGAAGAAATTGATCCAGAAGATATTAAAAGACAAATTACTAGACCACGTCCTGGGCACGCAGATTTAGTTGGTGGTATGAAATATGGTCACCGAGATTTACGTAATGTTTTAGAAAGATCTTCTGCAAGAGAAACTACAGTTCGAGTTGCAGTAGGGGCTGTTGCGAAGCAATTGCTAAAACAATTAGGGATTTCAATAGTTGCTCATGTTACAAAGATTGGTGGTATTGAAGCAGACCTAACTTTAGCTACTGGAAAAACGATTGAGGAAATTCGTGAAGTTGTTGAATCTGACCCTGTTTACTGTCTGGATCCGGTAGCCTCAGCAAAAATGGTAGAGGCAATTGATCAGGCCAAAAAAGCCGGTGATACCATTGGTGGTGTAGTAGAAGTGATTGTGGATGGTATGCCAGCTGGGGTTGGCAGTTATGTGCACTATGATCGAAAACTAGATGGCAAACTAGCAATGGCTATGATGAGTATTAATGCTTTTAAAGGGGTAGAGGTTGGTCTCGGATTTGAAATGGCAAATTTATTTGGAAGCCAAGTCCATGATCAAATATCTTGGAGTGAAGAAGTTGGTTATACTCGTGATACAAATCGTTTAGGTGGTTTAGAAGGTGGAATGTCTACTGGAATGCCGATCGTTGTAAGAGGGGTTATGAAACCTATTCCTACTTTATACAAACCGCTTCAAAGTGTAGATATTGATACGAAAGAACCGTTTAAAGCAAGTATCGAACGATCTGATAGTTGTGCTGTCCCTGCAGCATCTGTAGTAGCAGAGGCAGTAATTGCATGGGAAATAGCAACTGCTGTTCTAGATACTTTTAATAGTGATCAAATAGACATTTTAAAGGCAGATATTGAAAGACACCGTGCATACACAAAGGGGTTTTAA
- the aroB gene encoding 3-dehydroquinate synthase → MIIPVRTKDSTYEVYLGENILKAFCDRNTEGFEKADKIVVITDENVWGLHRDYFDDNFSFNYQVHLVPNGEACKTFDSYFKVQTFLLQENCSRNSILLALGGGAVGDLTGFVASTFMRGIPFIQIPTTILAHDSAVGGKTAINHPNGKNMIGAFYQPKEVLYDFHFLNTLPKSEVRSGLAEVIKHALISDITWSNDFLKLESIDAIQKEELLVWLEKGIRVKARIVELDEKEKSYRKYLNFGHTYGHAIEATIGYGKITHGEAVMIGMIPALMLSEIYGEVKAGYARDVYKLAKKLEYNFQHVLNSPFNQLATFMLKDKKTTNGELHFALLNHIGDPFIQIVTMDEVKKCDDLLRKWIKEEI, encoded by the coding sequence ATGATTATCCCGGTAAGAACGAAAGATTCCACCTATGAAGTTTATTTAGGCGAAAATATATTAAAAGCGTTCTGTGATAGAAATACAGAGGGTTTTGAAAAAGCAGATAAAATAGTTGTAATTACCGATGAAAATGTTTGGGGATTACATCGAGATTACTTTGACGATAACTTCTCCTTTAACTATCAGGTACATCTTGTACCAAACGGAGAAGCTTGTAAAACATTTGACTCTTATTTCAAAGTACAAACATTCCTACTACAAGAAAATTGTTCAAGAAATAGTATTTTGTTAGCCCTTGGGGGAGGGGCTGTAGGAGATTTAACTGGATTTGTAGCATCAACTTTTATGCGTGGAATTCCTTTTATTCAAATCCCAACAACGATACTTGCCCATGATAGTGCAGTTGGAGGAAAAACTGCTATTAACCATCCCAATGGAAAGAATATGATTGGTGCTTTTTATCAGCCAAAAGAAGTTTTATATGATTTTCATTTTTTAAATACTCTCCCAAAATCAGAAGTTCGTTCAGGGTTAGCAGAAGTGATTAAACATGCACTAATTAGTGATATAACATGGTCCAATGACTTTTTGAAATTAGAAAGCATCGATGCAATTCAAAAAGAAGAGCTCCTCGTTTGGTTGGAAAAAGGAATACGCGTAAAAGCACGTATAGTGGAGTTAGATGAAAAAGAGAAATCATATCGAAAATATTTAAACTTTGGTCATACATATGGACATGCAATTGAAGCTACAATTGGTTATGGAAAAATAACTCATGGCGAAGCAGTTATGATTGGTATGATTCCTGCACTTATGTTAAGTGAAATATACGGGGAAGTTAAAGCGGGTTATGCTCGTGATGTATATAAACTTGCTAAAAAGCTTGAATATAATTTTCAACATGTATTAAACAGTCCCTTTAATCAGTTGGCTACATTTATGTTGAAAGATAAAAAAACGACAAATGGTGAACTACATTTTGCTTTACTTAACCATATTGGGGATCCTTTTATCCAAATTGTTACTATGGATGAAGTGAAAAAATGTGATGATCTATTACGAAAATGGATAAAGGAGGAGATTTAA
- a CDS encoding demethylmenaquinone methyltransferase: protein MGKSKEQYVHEVFEKISDNYDSMNSVISFKQHIKWRMDTMKEMQVKKGSKALDVCCGTADWTIALADAIGPTGEVIGLDFSQNMLNVGKEKVKDISQIQLVQGNAMELPFEDNSFDYVTIGFGLRNVPDYEQVLKEMKRVAKPGGMIVCLETSQPDSKLFNTGFRFYFRYIMPLFGKLFAKSYKEYSWLQESAKDFPNRAALTKLFEEVGMKNVTSKPYSGGAAARHIGFKKDI from the coding sequence ATGGGTAAATCAAAAGAACAATATGTACATGAAGTTTTTGAAAAGATATCAGATAATTATGATTCTATGAATTCAGTAATTAGTTTTAAGCAACATATTAAATGGCGTATGGACACGATGAAAGAAATGCAAGTTAAAAAAGGAAGTAAAGCTCTAGACGTTTGCTGCGGTACAGCAGATTGGACTATTGCATTAGCCGATGCAATAGGTCCTACTGGAGAAGTGATTGGGTTAGACTTTAGTCAAAACATGCTGAATGTTGGGAAAGAGAAAGTGAAAGATATTTCTCAAATACAGTTAGTTCAAGGTAATGCAATGGAATTACCGTTTGAAGATAATTCTTTTGATTATGTAACGATAGGTTTTGGATTAAGAAATGTTCCTGACTATGAGCAAGTATTAAAAGAAATGAAACGTGTTGCAAAGCCTGGTGGAATGATTGTTTGTTTAGAGACTTCACAACCAGATTCTAAGTTATTTAACACTGGTTTTAGATTTTATTTCCGATATATCATGCCACTGTTTGGTAAACTATTTGCAAAAAGTTACAAAGAATATTCTTGGCTCCAGGAATCTGCAAAAGACTTTCCAAATCGAGCAGCTTTAACAAAACTATTTGAAGAAGTTGGTATGAAGAATGTTACGAGTAAGCCATATAGTGGTGGTGCTGCAGCAAGACATATTGGTTTCAAAAAAGATATTTAA
- the hisC gene encoding histidinol-phosphate transaminase, with amino-acid sequence MKFKKQIKGLQAYQPGKTTDEVKRIYNLNKVVKLASNENPYGASPRVKAFLDNAKVNFAIYPDGYATKLRSAVSKHLNVSENQLLFGNGSDENILIVSRAILRPGLNTVMANITFGQYKHNAIVEGAEVREVPLKNGEHDLDKMYEAIDDNTAIVWICNPNNPTGTLTPSQKIKEFVEKVPSDVLIVLDEAYTEYITDETYVDSIGLIDKHPNVLIMRTFSKAYGLASFRVGYAIGSEEVISQLEPTREPFNNTVLSQEVAIIGLEDQSFIQECKMKNNAGKKQFEEYCKVRNLDFYPSHTNFILMEVKADSDLVFQGLMQRGFIVRSGNVLGVPGYLRITIGTEEENSELLQKLDEVLREEGVI; translated from the coding sequence ATGAAATTTAAAAAACAAATTAAAGGATTACAAGCATACCAACCTGGAAAGACAACAGATGAAGTAAAAAGAATATATAATTTAAATAAAGTTGTAAAACTTGCATCGAATGAAAATCCATACGGAGCATCTCCTAGAGTGAAAGCTTTTTTGGATAACGCAAAAGTAAATTTTGCAATTTATCCCGATGGATATGCAACAAAACTTCGATCTGCAGTTTCTAAACATTTAAATGTCTCAGAAAACCAATTATTATTTGGTAATGGTTCAGATGAAAATATTTTAATAGTTTCGAGAGCAATTTTGAGACCAGGGTTAAATACGGTTATGGCGAACATCACTTTCGGACAATACAAGCATAATGCAATTGTAGAAGGTGCTGAGGTAAGAGAAGTGCCTCTTAAAAATGGAGAACATGATTTAGACAAAATGTATGAAGCTATCGATGACAACACAGCAATCGTTTGGATTTGTAATCCCAATAATCCTACTGGAACATTAACACCTAGCCAAAAAATTAAAGAATTTGTTGAAAAAGTTCCAAGCGATGTATTAATAGTATTAGATGAAGCTTACACCGAATATATTACGGATGAAACGTATGTAGACTCTATTGGTCTTATAGACAAGCATCCAAATGTGCTAATTATGCGTACATTCTCGAAAGCATACGGTTTAGCAAGCTTCCGAGTTGGATATGCCATTGGTTCAGAGGAAGTTATTAGTCAACTAGAACCAACTCGCGAGCCATTTAACAATACAGTCTTAAGCCAAGAGGTAGCAATAATTGGACTAGAAGATCAGTCATTTATTCAAGAATGCAAAATGAAAAATAATGCTGGGAAAAAGCAATTTGAAGAATATTGTAAAGTTCGTAATTTAGATTTTTATCCATCTCATACAAACTTTATCTTAATGGAAGTAAAAGCGGATAGTGATTTAGTGTTCCAAGGACTAATGCAACGAGGATTTATCGTCCGAAGTGGGAATGTTTTAGGAGTGCCTGGATATCTAAGAATAACGATAGGTACAGAGGAAGAAAATTCAGAGCTCCTACAAAAACTTGATGAGGTATTACGTGAGGAAGGCGTTATTTAA
- the aroH gene encoding chorismate mutase, protein MIRGVRGAITVTEDSNEEVLQETARLATEMARANNIDPETIASVIISTTTDISSAFPARAVRSIEGWTYVPVMCTHEMNVPGALEKCIRLLMHINTDKTQKEIQHIYLNEAVRLRPDLVK, encoded by the coding sequence TTGATAAGAGGAGTTAGAGGTGCAATCACAGTAACAGAAGACTCTAATGAAGAAGTACTTCAGGAAACAGCTCGTCTTGCGACAGAAATGGCAAGAGCTAATAATATTGACCCTGAAACAATTGCATCTGTAATCATCTCTACTACTACGGACATCTCCTCTGCTTTTCCTGCAAGAGCTGTGAGAAGTATTGAAGGATGGACATATGTACCAGTAATGTGCACTCATGAGATGAATGTTCCAGGTGCATTAGAGAAATGTATTCGTTTATTGATGCATATTAATACTGACAAAACTCAAAAAGAAATCCAACATATTTATTTAAATGAAGCAGTCCGATTAAGACCAGACTTAGTCAAGTAA
- the ndk gene encoding nucleoside-diphosphate kinase, with amino-acid sequence MEKTFLMVKPDGVQRNLIGEIVSRFEKKGYQLVGAKLMQIPTELAEQHYGEHKERPFFGELVDFITSGPVFAMVWEGENVISTARLMMGATNPKESAPGTIRGDFAVTVGKNIIHGSDSPESAEREIGLFFKQEELVAYSKDANNWIN; translated from the coding sequence ATGGAAAAAACATTTTTAATGGTAAAACCTGATGGCGTACAACGTAACTTAATCGGTGAAATCGTAAGTCGTTTTGAGAAAAAAGGATACCAATTAGTTGGAGCAAAATTAATGCAGATTCCTACTGAGTTAGCAGAACAACACTATGGCGAACATAAAGAACGCCCATTCTTTGGTGAGTTAGTAGATTTCATCACTTCTGGACCAGTTTTTGCAATGGTTTGGGAAGGTGAAAACGTTATTTCAACAGCTCGTCTTATGATGGGTGCAACTAATCCAAAAGAATCAGCTCCAGGAACAATCCGTGGTGACTTCGCAGTAACTGTTGGAAAAAATATTATTCATGGTTCTGACTCACCTGAAAGCGCTGAGCGTGAAATTGGTTTATTCTTCAAACAAGAAGAATTAGTTGCTTACTCAAAAGACGCTAACAACTGGATTAACTAA
- a CDS encoding heptaprenyl diphosphate synthase component 1, producing MNEALLTQYVETYKKNILMQIQQNTLQKYTGIPDVDDKRLFFTLLPLLNGENWDQSVKISAISVSLIFAALAAHDLVKEDNATAKSQQLQVLAGDYYSGRYYQLLAKENLIVLIQQLSDSVAKITEHKTRFYDLEDYSFEELIQSIQLVESKPIEQFFEYYSYHEYVFIMKEALLLATLKKELVAYEKSEKTFYISKSKLFQRNLDALRREIDKIEHSLVLDVRSSELLNESLKHAILERVCEHSLEQQLREG from the coding sequence ATGAACGAGGCATTGTTGACACAATATGTCGAAACTTATAAAAAGAATATTCTCATGCAAATTCAACAAAACACTTTGCAAAAATACACAGGTATACCTGATGTAGATGATAAACGTTTATTTTTTACACTTTTACCACTACTAAATGGAGAAAACTGGGATCAATCGGTTAAGATATCTGCTATTTCTGTTTCTCTTATATTTGCTGCACTTGCTGCGCATGATTTAGTTAAAGAAGATAATGCTACCGCTAAGTCTCAACAATTGCAGGTGCTTGCCGGAGATTATTATAGTGGCCGCTATTATCAGTTATTAGCTAAAGAGAATCTGATTGTTTTAATTCAACAGCTATCTGATAGTGTTGCTAAAATAACAGAGCACAAAACTAGATTTTACGATTTAGAGGATTACTCATTTGAAGAATTAATTCAATCCATTCAACTAGTAGAAAGCAAACCAATTGAACAATTCTTTGAATATTACTCCTATCATGAATATGTGTTTATCATGAAAGAAGCTTTATTGCTAGCAACATTAAAAAAAGAGTTAGTTGCTTACGAAAAAAGTGAAAAAACTTTTTATATAAGTAAATCGAAATTATTTCAAAGAAATTTGGACGCACTTCGTCGAGAGATAGATAAAATAGAACATTCACTAGTACTTGACGTCCGTTCCTCAGAATTATTAAACGAGTCCTTAAAACATGCCATTTTAGAGCGGGTTTGTGAGCATTCGCTTGAACAGCAGTTGAGAGAAGGTTAA
- a CDS encoding prephenate dehydrogenase, whose product MKQTVFIIGLGLIGGSLALGLKRNPETFIIGYDADSHTLRTAKRIGIIDEMAVHMKDASELADVIIFATPVNETIRLMQEMHNWQLKKNVIVSDTGSTKKVIMKAALELKEAGITFIGGHPMAGSHKSGVEAARAHLFENAYYMLTPFQDTKEEQIQTLLNLLQVTKAKIVQVDAEEHDHMTAVVSHFPHLVAASLVHQLAGENEAFPFTKQLAAGGFRDLTRIASSNPIMWRDITVQNRQELCNQLQNWTEEMIRLQNLLLHAEPNEIEAYFSRAKEVRDNLPITTQGAMFTVFDLYVDVPDYPGVISEITGYLAKDSISITNLRIVETREDIFGILVISFQTMEDRAKAVECIAKNTTFETYIA is encoded by the coding sequence ATGAAACAAACTGTTTTCATCATAGGACTAGGACTAATTGGAGGTTCTCTAGCACTTGGTTTAAAGAGAAATCCTGAAACTTTTATCATCGGTTATGATGCGGATAGTCACACGCTTCGCACGGCAAAGAGAATCGGTATTATCGATGAAATGGCAGTTCATATGAAAGATGCATCAGAGCTAGCGGATGTTATTATTTTTGCAACTCCTGTCAATGAAACTATTCGCTTGATGCAAGAGATGCATAACTGGCAATTAAAAAAGAATGTGATTGTTTCAGACACTGGAAGTACTAAAAAAGTAATTATGAAAGCTGCTTTAGAATTAAAAGAAGCAGGTATTACTTTTATTGGTGGCCATCCAATGGCTGGCTCTCATAAAAGTGGTGTAGAAGCCGCCAGAGCGCATCTTTTTGAAAATGCCTATTATATGCTAACTCCATTTCAAGATACAAAAGAAGAACAAATTCAAACACTTTTGAATCTCTTGCAAGTGACGAAAGCAAAAATTGTACAAGTGGATGCAGAAGAGCATGATCATATGACTGCGGTTGTAAGTCACTTTCCTCACTTAGTAGCAGCATCGCTTGTACATCAGCTAGCAGGTGAAAACGAAGCCTTTCCTTTTACAAAACAACTAGCTGCTGGTGGATTTCGTGATTTGACAAGAATCGCTTCTTCGAATCCTATTATGTGGAGAGATATTACTGTCCAAAATCGTCAAGAACTATGCAACCAACTACAAAACTGGACGGAAGAAATGATTAGACTACAAAATTTATTATTGCATGCAGAACCCAATGAAATAGAAGCTTATTTCTCCAGAGCTAAAGAAGTCCGAGACAATTTACCTATTACTACACAAGGTGCCATGTTTACTGTATTTGATTTATATGTGGATGTTCCAGATTATCCAGGGGTGATCTCAGAAATCACTGGCTATCTAGCTAAAGACAGTATTAGTATTACTAACTTACGTATTGTTGAGACTAGAGAAGATATTTTTGGAATACTTGTTATTAGTTTTCAAACAATGGAAGACCGTGCCAAAGCAGTAGAATGTATTGCAAAAAATACAACATTTGAGACATATATTGCGTAA